One Bacillota bacterium genomic region harbors:
- a CDS encoding NAD(P)/FAD-dependent oxidoreductase, producing MVYDVAIIGAGVVGALTARALSRYNVSICLIEKEDDVAMGTTAANSAIVHAGFDAEPHTLKAILNREGSMMMEQVAKELDVEYKNNGALVLCLEEELYPKLKALYERGIENGIERLSIISGLEARALEPNLSKEVYAALYAKTSAIVGPYELAIAASENAADNGTTVMLGTAVEAIDYSKGIFSISTEKGTIECRYIVNAAGVYADSIASMIGDNSFHIRARRGEYMLMDKSAGTLVKHTIFQLPNALSKGILVTPTVEHNLLVGPTAEDVDDKESKATTSEGIGHVLEQTKRILPDLNFRDVITSFAGLRATLVPKGDFIIEASHVHSHFINVAGIESPGLSAAPAIAEYAVKILRAQGLKLSKNSEFNPIRRPVKRFVNMNEAKLKAACAENPLYAKIICRCEKVSEAEIVDVIHRNVGARTLDGVKRRTRAGMGRCQGGFCGPSVVDILARELGVTQDKITKKGKDSWILTGRSK from the coding sequence ATGGTATATGATGTTGCAATCATAGGTGCAGGGGTAGTCGGCGCTTTGACTGCAAGAGCACTGTCAAGGTACAACGTATCTATCTGCTTGATCGAGAAGGAAGACGACGTTGCGATGGGCACTACAGCTGCAAATTCTGCAATTGTCCATGCCGGGTTCGACGCTGAACCTCACACGCTGAAAGCGATACTCAATCGCGAGGGCAGCATGATGATGGAACAGGTTGCAAAAGAGCTTGACGTAGAATATAAAAACAACGGGGCGCTTGTTCTGTGTCTTGAGGAAGAGCTTTACCCAAAGCTCAAGGCGCTGTATGAAAGAGGAATAGAAAACGGCATCGAACGGTTATCAATAATATCAGGTTTGGAAGCAAGAGCCTTAGAACCAAATCTTTCAAAAGAAGTGTATGCTGCGCTTTATGCAAAAACTTCTGCTATAGTAGGTCCTTATGAGCTTGCGATTGCGGCAAGCGAAAATGCGGCGGACAACGGCACTACGGTCATGCTTGGAACAGCTGTTGAAGCTATCGATTATTCAAAGGGTATATTCAGTATATCAACTGAAAAAGGAACTATTGAGTGCAGATATATTGTAAATGCCGCAGGAGTATATGCTGACAGCATAGCGTCAATGATCGGTGATAATTCGTTTCATATCCGTGCCAGACGGGGCGAATACATGCTCATGGACAAATCGGCAGGAACACTTGTAAAACACACGATCTTCCAGCTTCCGAACGCTCTCAGCAAGGGCATTCTTGTAACACCCACTGTTGAACACAACCTTCTGGTGGGACCTACCGCTGAGGATGTTGACGATAAAGAAAGCAAGGCGACGACTTCTGAGGGGATAGGACATGTCCTGGAACAGACAAAGCGTATTTTGCCTGATCTGAATTTTCGGGATGTGATCACATCCTTTGCCGGGCTTCGGGCAACTCTGGTTCCAAAAGGGGATTTCATAATCGAGGCTTCACATGTCCATTCACATTTCATAAATGTTGCGGGAATAGAATCGCCAGGTCTTTCCGCGGCACCTGCAATTGCTGAATATGCCGTTAAAATCCTGAGGGCACAGGGACTTAAACTGTCTAAAAATTCCGAGTTCAATCCTATTCGCCGTCCTGTCAAACGGTTTGTTAACATGAACGAGGCAAAGCTTAAAGCAGCATGTGCTGAAAATCCGCTTTATGCAAAAATAATATGCCGCTGTGAGAAGGTCAGCGAGGCGGAAATCGTTGATGTGATTCACAGAAATGTGGGAGCAAGAACGCTGGACGGCGTTAAAAGGCGCACTAGAGCAGGCATGGGACGCTGTCAGGGCGGTTTCTGCGGACCTTCGGTCGTCGACATACTTGCACGTGAACTGGGTGTAACGCAGGATAAGATCACAAAAAAAGGTAAAGATTCGTGGATTCTCACGGGTCGATCCAAATAG